Proteins found in one Campylobacter lari genomic segment:
- a CDS encoding rhodanese-like domain-containing protein → MKKIFLSLALCASFVLAEVKNIDIDADVLENYQIIDVRKPSEWAQTGTIKNAIKISFYNEDGSLNENFVEEVKKISSDKPIAIVCRSGSRSAKASALLDQNGVEVTNLKGGMNALLSQGYKTSK, encoded by the coding sequence ATGAAAAAAATATTTTTATCTTTAGCACTTTGTGCTAGTTTTGTTTTAGCAGAAGTTAAAAATATCGATATTGATGCGGATGTTTTGGAAAATTATCAAATAATTGATGTTAGAAAACCTAGCGAATGGGCGCAAACTGGTACTATAAAAAATGCCATTAAAATTAGCTTTTACAATGAAGATGGTAGCTTAAATGAAAATTTCGTTGAAGAAGTTAAAAAGATTTCAAGTGACAAACCTATCGCTATAGTTTGCAGAAGTGGTTCAAGAAGTGCTAAAGCTTCTGCTTTACTAGATCAAAATGGCGTAGAAGTTACCAATTTAAAAGGTGGTATGAACGCGCTTTTATCACAAGGTTATAAAACCTCAAAGTAA
- the mtaB gene encoding tRNA (N(6)-L-threonylcarbamoyladenosine(37)-C(2))-methylthiotransferase MtaB: MKKKIYFKTFGCRTNIYDTQLLKTYIKDHDITQNEQEADVIVINSCTVTNGADSGLRSYINGVRKNGVKVILTGCGAVSKGKDFFDKKEIFGVLGASNKDKINELISQDKAFYELGNLRFIDTKIVSNYENHTKAFVKIQEGCDFACSYCIIPSVRGKSRSMPSEEIIKQIKLLAQNGYSEVVLTGTNIGSYGLKDKTTLGKLLQEIGKVNGIKRVRLGSLEPAQIDESFKEILDEPWLEKHLHIALQHTHEKMLRIMRRRSHTQNDLALFNELSQKGFALGTDFIVAHPGESELIWQEALENFKQFKLTHIHAFIFSPRDGTHSASMGERINGEIAKERLNILKDIVAQNNYEFRKNQKNTLEILVESKKDGFYEGYDQFFNKIKITSKEDIAKQWISIEKYECKEDCNYVRLEDEK; encoded by the coding sequence TTGAAAAAAAAAATATATTTTAAAACTTTTGGCTGTAGAACCAATATTTATGATACGCAATTATTAAAAACTTATATTAAAGATCATGATATCACGCAAAATGAGCAAGAAGCTGATGTGATAGTAATAAATTCTTGCACCGTTACAAATGGTGCTGATAGTGGGCTTAGAAGTTATATTAATGGTGTAAGGAAAAATGGAGTTAAGGTTATACTTACAGGCTGTGGTGCTGTAAGCAAGGGAAAGGATTTTTTTGATAAAAAAGAAATTTTTGGAGTTTTAGGAGCTTCTAATAAAGATAAAATCAATGAGCTAATCTCACAAGATAAAGCTTTTTATGAGCTTGGAAATTTACGCTTTATTGATACAAAAATTGTAAGTAATTATGAAAATCACACTAAAGCTTTTGTGAAAATTCAAGAAGGATGTGACTTTGCTTGTAGTTATTGTATAATCCCAAGTGTTAGGGGTAAATCAAGAAGTATGCCAAGTGAAGAAATAATAAAACAAATCAAACTTTTAGCTCAAAATGGTTATAGTGAAGTAGTTTTAACAGGTACTAATATAGGAAGTTATGGTTTAAAAGATAAAACTACACTTGGAAAATTATTACAAGAAATAGGTAAAGTTAATGGTATAAAAAGAGTAAGGCTTGGGAGTTTAGAGCCTGCTCAAATTGATGAGAGTTTTAAAGAAATTTTAGATGAGCCTTGGCTTGAAAAGCATTTGCATATTGCCCTGCAACACACTCATGAAAAAATGCTACGTATAATGCGCAGAAGATCACATACGCAAAATGATTTAGCGTTGTTTAATGAGTTAAGTCAAAAAGGTTTTGCTTTAGGGACAGACTTTATCGTAGCACACCCTGGAGAAAGTGAATTAATATGGCAAGAAGCTTTGGAAAATTTCAAGCAATTTAAACTCACGCATATTCATGCTTTTATTTTTTCACCACGCGATGGAACACATTCTGCTTCTATGGGTGAGCGAATTAATGGTGAAATAGCCAAAGAAAGATTAAATATTTTAAAAGATATAGTCGCGCAAAATAATTATGAGTTTAGAAAAAATCAAAAAAATACTTTGGAAATTTTAGTAGAAAGTAAAAAAGACGGTTTTTATGAAGGCTATGATCAATTTTTTAATAAAATCAAAATTACAAGCAAAGAAGATATTGCTAAACAATGGATAAGTATTGAAAAATATGAATGTAAAGAAGATTGTAATTATGTAAGGTTAGAGGATGAAAAATAA
- a CDS encoding AAA family ATPase, giving the protein MKNKKIILASFLLLCVFVIVAFIKNQPDYISKAAYEELLEQNLIQKAIVENNEILLKSKEGNFLIAKDVVDLNALWQKIPLEYAKDYNLSEFFLIFILLAFLISFLLFLNKKNKDRQNLLSLEKNILEKNEQNNTIQDVVSEVKFKDVAGVDEAKVELLEIVDFLKNPQKYKDFGVKMPKGVLLVGPPGVGKTLIAKAVAGEAGVPFFYQSGASFVEIYVGMGAKRVRELFLKAKSKAPSIIFIDEIDAVGKSRGDFSNVERDNTLNQLLTQMDGFEDNSGVIVMAATNKIDLMDNALLRSGRFDRRIFISLPDFKDRIHILQNYMKEKKSNVDLEKISKVSVGFSGAALETLVNEAAINAIRRKSDLIEENDFFAVLNKVLMGKKKIFSLSDKERKIQATYQAAKALCAFYFDVKFEKITLIEDRFKEYENTIKSKSELLNKIKVFLAGSVSMELIFNESYTNAQSDLLKVKELLTFMETFAMANEGLLQEQKQEVKEFLELMKEKVVRLANILLENEKIEKQDVEKIIME; this is encoded by the coding sequence ATGAAAAATAAAAAGATTATCTTAGCTTCATTTTTATTGCTTTGTGTTTTTGTAATAGTTGCGTTTATAAAAAATCAACCTGATTATATTAGCAAGGCTGCTTATGAAGAGCTTTTAGAACAAAATTTAATTCAAAAAGCCATAGTGGAAAATAATGAAATATTATTAAAAAGCAAAGAAGGAAATTTTTTAATTGCTAAAGATGTAGTTGATTTAAATGCTTTATGGCAAAAAATTCCTTTAGAATATGCTAAAGATTATAATTTAAGCGAGTTTTTTTTGATATTTATTTTACTTGCTTTTCTTATAAGTTTTTTACTCTTTCTTAATAAAAAAAATAAAGATAGGCAAAATTTACTTTCTTTAGAAAAAAATATTTTAGAAAAAAATGAACAAAATAACACTATACAAGATGTAGTAAGTGAAGTTAAATTTAAAGATGTAGCTGGGGTTGATGAGGCTAAGGTAGAGCTTTTGGAAATCGTTGATTTTTTAAAAAATCCACAAAAATATAAAGATTTTGGCGTAAAAATGCCAAAAGGAGTTTTGCTAGTAGGGCCTCCTGGAGTGGGAAAAACTTTGATAGCAAAAGCTGTAGCAGGCGAGGCTGGAGTGCCATTTTTTTATCAAAGTGGAGCTAGTTTTGTAGAAATTTATGTAGGTATGGGTGCAAAAAGAGTTAGAGAGCTTTTTTTAAAAGCTAAATCAAAAGCTCCAAGTATTATTTTTATAGATGAAATTGACGCAGTTGGTAAAAGCAGGGGGGATTTTTCTAATGTAGAAAGAGATAATACTCTAAATCAACTTTTAACTCAAATGGATGGATTTGAAGATAATAGCGGGGTTATAGTAATGGCTGCTACAAATAAAATCGATCTTATGGATAATGCGTTATTAAGATCAGGGCGCTTTGATAGAAGAATTTTTATATCTTTGCCTGATTTTAAAGATAGAATACATATTTTACAAAATTATATGAAAGAAAAAAAATCTAATGTAGATTTAGAAAAAATTTCAAAAGTTAGTGTGGGTTTTAGTGGAGCTGCTTTAGAGACTTTAGTTAATGAAGCGGCCATTAATGCTATAAGAAGAAAATCAGATCTAATAGAAGAAAATGATTTTTTTGCAGTGCTTAATAAGGTTTTAATGGGTAAAAAAAAGATTTTCTCTCTAAGCGATAAGGAAAGAAAAATTCAAGCCACATACCAAGCAGCTAAAGCTTTGTGTGCTTTTTATTTTGATGTTAAATTTGAAAAAATTACCTTGATAGAAGATAGATTTAAAGAATATGAAAATACTATCAAATCAAAATCAGAATTATTAAATAAAATAAAAGTTTTTCTAGCAGGTTCGGTTTCCATGGAGCTTATTTTTAATGAAAGCTATACTAATGCACAAAGTGATCTTTTGAAGGTTAAAGAATTGCTTACTTTCATGGAAACTTTTGCTATGGCAAATGAGGGTTTATTGCAAGAGCAAAAGCAAGAAGTGAAAGAATTTTTAGAATTAATGAAAGAAAAAGTAGTGAGATTAGCTAACATTCTTTTAGAAAATGAAAAAATAGAAAAACAAGATGTAGAAAAAATCATAATGGAGTAA
- the mog gene encoding molybdopterin adenylyltransferase yields the protein MVKIGILVLSDRASSGVYEDKSGVEIEKILDSYIKNEKSFYYELIPDEYDLIIEKLAYLADEVKCDLIFTTGGTGPALRDVTPEATQAVCDKMLPGFGELMRAKSLEYVPTAILSRQSAGIKGKSLIINLPGNPKAIRECIEPIFPAIPYCVDLIGGAYIENNEEVISVFRPKKK from the coding sequence ATGGTAAAAATAGGAATTTTAGTACTTTCAGATAGAGCAAGTAGTGGAGTTTATGAAGATAAATCTGGAGTAGAGATAGAAAAAATTTTAGATTCTTATATAAAAAATGAAAAAAGTTTTTATTATGAGCTAATTCCTGATGAGTATGATTTAATCATAGAAAAATTAGCTTATTTGGCTGATGAAGTAAAATGTGATTTGATTTTTACTACAGGGGGTACAGGGCCTGCTTTGCGTGATGTGACACCAGAAGCAACACAAGCAGTGTGTGATAAAATGCTTCCAGGTTTTGGGGAGTTAATGCGTGCAAAAAGCTTAGAATATGTACCAACGGCTATACTTTCAAGACAAAGTGCAGGTATAAAAGGAAAATCATTAATTATTAACTTACCGGGTAATCCAAAAGCTATAAGAGAATGTATTGAGCCTATATTTCCTGCTATTCCTTATTGTGTGGATTTAATAGGTGGAGCTTATATTGAAAATAATGAAGAAGTAATTTCTGTATTTAGACCAAAGAAAAAGTAA
- the aroB gene encoding 3-dehydroquinate synthase — translation MQVKVNLDKNTSYNVYINELEKLNFDTKVVILTNELVAKLHLDTLLKKIHAKELFVIKIKDGEEYKNLQTIEYILDQMCACRLDRKSLLISFGGGVISDMGGFVASIYQRGIEFINIPTTLLACVDASVGGKTGVNNKFGKNLIGTFYQPKAVYCESGFLKTLASRELAAGMAEFIKMAVVFDEEILSFLENLDEDKFLNAKLDDIVLAQIIQKSIELKASVVSQDEKESGLRMLLNYGHTFAHVIENQTEYKKYLHGEAVAIGMNMANILALNLGLLSEQECQRVQNLLVKFKLPIFYKISNTEEFYKAFFLDKKTHYQKINFILACGLGKACIKNDISKENIMEVLKVFV, via the coding sequence ATGCAAGTTAAGGTAAATTTAGATAAAAATACAAGTTATAATGTCTATATAAATGAGCTAGAAAAGTTAAATTTTGATACTAAAGTAGTGATTTTAACCAATGAATTAGTTGCAAAATTACATTTAGATACACTTTTGAAAAAAATTCACGCTAAAGAGCTTTTTGTTATAAAAATCAAAGATGGTGAAGAGTATAAAAATTTACAAACCATAGAATATATCTTAGATCAAATGTGTGCTTGTAGGCTAGATAGAAAAAGCTTGCTTATAAGCTTTGGTGGTGGTGTGATCTCTGATATGGGTGGTTTTGTAGCAAGCATATATCAAAGAGGGATAGAATTTATCAATATCCCTACAACTTTACTAGCTTGTGTGGATGCAAGTGTGGGTGGTAAAACCGGAGTAAATAATAAATTTGGTAAAAACTTAATAGGCACATTTTATCAGCCAAAAGCAGTGTATTGTGAGAGTGGGTTTTTAAAAACGCTAGCTTCAAGAGAATTAGCTGCGGGTATGGCTGAATTTATTAAAATGGCTGTGGTTTTTGATGAGGAAATTTTATCTTTTTTAGAAAATTTAGATGAGGATAAATTTTTAAACGCTAAATTAGATGATATTGTCTTGGCTCAAATCATTCAAAAAAGTATAGAACTTAAAGCTAGCGTGGTTTCGCAAGATGAAAAAGAAAGTGGCTTAAGAATGCTTTTAAATTATGGTCATACTTTTGCTCATGTTATAGAAAACCAAACAGAGTATAAAAAATATCTACACGGCGAAGCTGTTGCTATAGGTATGAATATGGCAAATATTTTGGCATTAAATTTGGGGTTATTAAGTGAGCAAGAATGTCAAAGGGTGCAAAATTTACTTGTAAAATTTAAATTACCTATATTTTATAAAATTTCAAATACTGAAGAATTTTACAAGGCGTTTTTTTTAGATAAAAAAACACATTATCAAAAAATAAATTTCATTCTAGCTTGTGGTTTAGGAAAAGCTTGTATAAAAAATGATATTTCCAAAGAAAATATTATGGAAGTTTTAAAGGTTTTTGTATGA
- a CDS encoding mechanosensitive ion channel family protein: MRRIFLISFLFFSILFAQENIQHLDQKLDELHKNLSYNTWVVKYNNFNIYKKTQDEILSLEKESLKANERNKNIIERQILILKERLGLLSEYKSTNFTKMVLAPEEVEKMEKITNPLAIVSAYSHIKKLRRDKEEYINLLNSFKQTLQELEKENVLITEIAKIDPTKEHDEHLRNSNQMVKDFAQTLRFGEISYSVYEKKIQEEIEKTTASIKIQGVRAFNIVLAIVIVIAMAFLLKFIARKYIGDNDRFYTANKIINFININVIVLILLFGYIENISYLVTVLGFASAGLAIAMKDMFMSMLGWCVIVFGGSFRVGDRVKVFQNNTHYIGDIIDISFLRITLYEDISLLTYTDNRRAGRIIFIPNNFIFTNLISNYTHHGMKTIWDGLDITLTFDSNHQKALEIVEEIVVKASKGYTKIAKESMNKLRNEYSIRNPKVEPRFFTFLEGYGIRISVWYMTNSYAALVLRSNISKEIINEFNKHDDIKIAYPSQNLYMAKHEIIKNKEDI, encoded by the coding sequence ATGAGAAGAATATTTTTAATTTCATTTTTATTTTTTTCTATATTATTTGCACAGGAAAATATACAACATTTAGATCAAAAACTAGATGAATTACATAAGAATTTATCTTATAATACTTGGGTTGTTAAATATAATAATTTTAATATTTATAAAAAAACGCAGGATGAAATTTTATCTTTAGAAAAAGAAAGTCTAAAGGCTAATGAGCGAAATAAAAATATCATAGAAAGACAAATTCTAATTTTAAAAGAAAGATTAGGACTTTTAAGTGAATATAAAAGTACTAATTTTACCAAAATGGTTTTAGCTCCTGAAGAAGTAGAAAAAATGGAAAAAATTACCAATCCTTTGGCTATTGTTTCTGCTTATTCACACATAAAAAAATTAAGACGCGATAAAGAAGAATATATAAATCTTTTAAATAGTTTTAAGCAAACATTACAAGAACTTGAGAAAGAAAATGTTTTAATTACTGAAATAGCTAAAATAGACCCAACAAAAGAGCATGATGAACATTTGAGAAATTCCAATCAAATGGTTAAAGATTTTGCACAAACTTTACGCTTTGGAGAAATTTCATATTCTGTATATGAGAAAAAAATTCAAGAAGAGATTGAAAAAACAACTGCTTCTATTAAAATTCAAGGTGTAAGAGCTTTTAATATAGTTTTGGCTATTGTTATTGTTATAGCCATGGCATTTTTACTTAAATTTATTGCAAGAAAATATATAGGCGATAATGATCGTTTTTATACAGCAAATAAAATTATAAATTTTATCAATATTAATGTAATTGTCTTGATTTTGCTTTTTGGCTATATAGAAAATATTAGTTATTTAGTTACTGTGCTTGGTTTTGCTTCTGCTGGTTTGGCTATTGCTATGAAAGATATGTTTATGTCTATGCTTGGTTGGTGTGTGATAGTTTTTGGTGGGAGTTTTAGAGTAGGTGATAGAGTAAAAGTTTTTCAAAATAACACACATTATATTGGTGATATTATTGATATTTCATTTTTAAGAATAACATTATATGAAGATATTTCTTTATTAACTTATACTGATAATCGTAGAGCAGGCAGAATAATATTTATACCAAATAATTTCATTTTTACTAATCTTATATCAAACTATACCCATCATGGTATGAAAACTATTTGGGATGGACTTGATATCACTTTAACTTTTGATTCTAACCATCAAAAAGCCTTAGAGATTGTCGAAGAAATAGTCGTAAAAGCTTCTAAAGGTTATACAAAAATTGCAAAAGAATCTATGAATAAATTAAGAAATGAATATAGTATAAGAAATCCTAAAGTAGAGCCTAGGTTTTTTACATTTTTAGAAGGTTATGGTATAAGAATTTCTGTTTGGTATATGACAAATTCTTATGCGGCTTTGGTTTTAAGAAGCAATATAAGCAAAGAAATTATTAATGAATTTAATAAACATGATGATATAAAAATAGCTTATCCATCGCAAAATTTATATATGGCAAAACATGAAATTATAAAAAATAAGGAAGATATTTGA
- a CDS encoding ShlB/FhaC/HecB family hemolysin secretion/activation protein, with the protein MKKLSLCVVALSSLVYANNGSIIIAKNDIEKVIELSPDRNLPQNKAIKENLKTKDDYIKSQEAKKDFEEKKKALKEKLNQEDEANNQSTNTNNDKANTSVNDETNNSNSTSNNTNNINNQTNNSSNTNSTNSSNQTNTTTKKVITKYKFVITNENTSFKKLGIKEEDLQLLISEFSTRKFSLQDLQDISNIIAYYFQVNGYPAATAYVPQQEFEDSVQINIALGTLGKYIIKNKTTIKDHFIENKLNERIKGKIISTKLIEDSVYKVNEMYGVQTLAGLQAGENVGETDVVIEVVPDTKANVLLYTDNYGIKSAGEYRAGISMGFNSIFNMGDYYNFYLQSSDERQINYGASYTFFLGNLKITPSISQGSYSLGGDYKEVGFSGTSRNIGVDFSYPVWINTNSSLYFTSSIYHKILKDEPFSNIFDDYSIDKHSNVGSVGLEGLFRGFENNTLSYSAKVSVGKVNDDGTTIFGNTSKSDGNGFGWFRKLNASVNNYYSINEYITHTLNINYQKVLGNFELDSSESSSLGGAYGVRAYDNGEGDGDNTIVANFGIRINIPNTNFYFTPFYDIGYAWYEKASGSRLADEHFLDAVGLQILYNKNNAYYIKLDAARAVHQYKYDDDHRMKLYLSGGVYF; encoded by the coding sequence ATGAAAAAACTCTCTCTTTGCGTTGTAGCACTTAGCTCTTTAGTCTATGCTAATAATGGAAGCATTATCATAGCTAAAAATGATATAGAAAAGGTTATAGAATTATCCCCTGATAGAAACCTCCCTCAAAACAAAGCTATCAAAGAAAATCTAAAAACCAAAGATGATTATATAAAAAGCCAAGAAGCTAAAAAAGACTTTGAAGAAAAAAAGAAAGCTTTAAAAGAAAAACTAAATCAAGAAGATGAAGCTAATAATCAAAGCACTAATACAAACAATGATAAAGCAAATACTAGTGTAAATGATGAAACTAATAATTCCAACTCAACTAGCAATAATACAAACAATATAAATAATCAAACTAATAATAGTTCTAACACTAACTCTACTAACTCAAGCAATCAAACTAACACTACCACTAAAAAAGTAATAACCAAATATAAATTTGTTATCACTAATGAAAACACTAGCTTTAAAAAACTAGGTATTAAAGAAGAGGATTTACAATTACTTATTAGTGAGTTTAGCACTAGAAAATTTAGCTTGCAAGATTTACAAGATATATCTAATATCATTGCTTATTATTTCCAAGTTAATGGCTATCCTGCAGCAACAGCTTATGTACCCCAACAAGAATTTGAAGATAGTGTGCAAATAAACATAGCCTTAGGAACACTAGGTAAGTATATAATAAAGAATAAAACTACTATAAAAGATCATTTTATAGAAAATAAGCTTAATGAAAGAATCAAAGGTAAAATCATCTCTACTAAACTCATAGAAGATAGTGTGTATAAAGTCAATGAAATGTATGGAGTACAAACCCTAGCAGGTTTACAAGCAGGAGAGAATGTAGGAGAAACTGATGTAGTTATAGAAGTAGTGCCTGATACTAAGGCTAATGTATTATTATATACTGATAATTATGGTATTAAAAGTGCAGGGGAATATAGAGCTGGTATTAGTATGGGATTTAATTCTATATTTAATATGGGAGATTATTATAATTTTTACTTACAATCTAGTGATGAAAGACAAATCAACTATGGAGCAAGTTATACTTTCTTTTTAGGAAATTTAAAAATTACTCCAAGCATATCTCAAGGATCTTATTCTTTAGGTGGAGATTATAAAGAAGTTGGCTTTAGTGGTACTTCTAGAAATATTGGTGTTGATTTTTCTTATCCTGTATGGATTAATACAAATTCCTCTTTATATTTTACTTCTAGTATTTATCATAAGATATTAAAAGATGAACCTTTTTCAAATATATTTGATGATTATAGTATAGATAAACATTCTAATGTAGGTAGTGTAGGTTTAGAAGGTTTATTTAGAGGCTTTGAGAATAATACTTTAAGTTATAGTGCTAAGGTAAGTGTAGGTAAGGTTAATGATGATGGCACTACTATATTTGGAAATACATCTAAAAGTGATGGTAATGGCTTTGGCTGGTTTAGAAAACTCAATGCTAGTGTGAATAATTATTATAGTATTAATGAATACATTACGCATACTTTAAATATAAACTATCAAAAGGTATTAGGGAATTTTGAATTAGATTCTTCTGAGAGTTCATCTTTAGGTGGAGCTTATGGAGTAAGAGCTTATGATAATGGAGAGGGTGATGGAGATAATACCATAGTAGCTAACTTTGGTATAAGAATAAATATACCAAATACGAATTTTTATTTTACTCCTTTTTATGATATAGGTTATGCTTGGTATGAAAAAGCTTCAGGAAGTAGATTAGCAGATGAGCATTTTTTAGATGCAGTAGGTTTGCAAATACTTTATAATAAGAATAATGCATATTATATAAAGCTTGATGCAGCAAGAGCAGTTCATCAATACAAATATGATGATGATCATAGAATGAAATTATATTTAAGTGGTGGGGTGTATTTTTAA
- a CDS encoding COG3400 family protein: MNKILLLADGVYAKDFLKKIHSNKTFKESLSVVYYNDESVDLSLENEQISFYKFDPTSLVKLENLLKENFHQAIIYMQEEADMLACYQNLRKLHSRLNIVIMDLWNIHIDDNFCEVINIYDTLSTRLIGCLDNMPSMAQFIGLGQGEIMEVRIPAGSSFAYRHISSISQKRFKIVMVYRNNEFILARPGLILMPNDSILIVGDPKVLQSVFTNVKTSLGRFPSPFGDNILCIIDMNKMSEFAIEKLIFTSLLLHIRINSKKLYFKVINPTLTPMYYKLKALHKNSTEVIFDYESTNIKNIKPFVENTSIGLLVVEDYLFEKEKSFLFTLKIPVLKAGKGDFADLKSSVVLSSNFEDIEGIASIMLDLNKQIQLGLALYYYALKLNKAEIFEYHQYFESLSKLHDEKLLLIEEKEHNPINKFSYKQNVLHFVPFNEKILGSNFNKILKTDLNTIYYKMNKNYQLFIPSL, translated from the coding sequence ATGAATAAAATTTTATTATTGGCTGATGGAGTTTATGCGAAAGATTTTTTAAAGAAAATTCATAGCAATAAAACCTTCAAAGAGTCTTTGAGTGTTGTTTATTATAATGATGAAAGTGTGGATTTAAGCTTAGAGAATGAACAAATTTCTTTTTATAAGTTTGATCCTACGAGTTTGGTTAAATTAGAAAATTTGCTAAAGGAAAATTTCCATCAAGCTATTATTTATATGCAAGAAGAAGCTGACATGCTAGCTTGCTATCAAAATTTAAGAAAATTACATTCAAGATTAAATATAGTTATCATGGATTTGTGGAATATACACATTGATGATAATTTTTGTGAAGTGATTAATATCTATGATACTTTAAGCACAAGGTTAATAGGTTGTTTGGATAATATGCCTTCAATGGCACAGTTTATAGGACTTGGGCAAGGCGAGATTATGGAGGTTAGAATTCCTGCAGGATCAAGCTTTGCTTATAGACATATAAGCTCTATTAGTCAAAAACGCTTTAAAATTGTAATGGTTTATCGAAATAATGAATTTATTCTAGCAAGACCTGGACTTATTTTGATGCCAAATGATAGTATTTTAATCGTAGGTGATCCTAAAGTTTTACAAAGTGTTTTTACTAATGTTAAAACAAGTTTAGGCCGTTTTCCATCACCTTTTGGGGACAATATACTTTGTATTATTGATATGAATAAAATGAGTGAATTTGCCATAGAAAAACTCATCTTCACAAGCTTACTTTTACACATAAGAATTAATAGTAAAAAGCTTTATTTTAAAGTAATTAATCCTACTTTAACTCCTATGTATTATAAGCTTAAAGCTTTGCATAAAAATAGTACTGAAGTGATATTTGACTATGAAAGTACAAATATAAAAAATATCAAACCTTTTGTGGAAAATACTAGCATAGGTTTGCTAGTGGTGGAAGATTATCTTTTTGAAAAAGAAAAAAGTTTTCTTTTTACTTTAAAAATTCCTGTATTAAAAGCAGGCAAAGGGGATTTTGCTGACTTAAAATCATCAGTTGTTTTGAGCTCAAATTTTGAAGATATAGAGGGTATTGCTTCTATTATGCTTGATTTAAATAAGCAAATTCAACTAGGACTTGCTTTGTATTATTATGCTTTAAAACTAAATAAAGCTGAAATTTTTGAATATCATCAATACTTTGAAAGTCTTTCAAAACTTCATGATGAAAAACTACTTTTAATAGAAGAAAAAGAACACAATCCTATCAATAAATTTTCTTACAAGCAAAATGTATTGCATTTTGTGCCATTTAATGAAAAAATTTTAGGTAGTAACTTCAATAAAATTTTAAAAACAGATTTAAATACGATATATTATAAGATGAATAAAAATTATCAATTATTTATACCATCGCTGTGA